One genomic region from Bactrocera tryoni isolate S06 chromosome 3, CSIRO_BtryS06_freeze2, whole genome shotgun sequence encodes:
- the LOC120772977 gene encoding uncharacterized protein LOC120772977, which yields MRTAQTVGMLESVAFVILQVLSAGPCQALMNEHQETANSVIFLRPQVELDEKPWLSGVQCLEAYTKITFISRAHLTRAYNVLITNSYNISSPGLEIQDGITKLLNEVISQSNERGRRFYQLRTVYNNNKYVKLKISDSAVISTDYYIIIVDSADLLRQLMRDYISRMNSWNPGARFLLLYNNSTRRDSEHAVAMELFTLLQKQYYVHQIALLYATADLDYSFLVMDYYNHENCRTIRVSKIGECTNGQPQPSTAEVKRKLRKFEREIEIKNCTFLMCAAIAAPFVEKNCHAGIELRIITFMRNRLKFKIKQSCKRDNRGVREENGTWTGLLGKLIDRNCDFILGGFYPDNEVNEDFWASTCYLSDSYTWYVKLADPRPAWIALYQIFQDETWMCFLALLLLTWLFWYFFVNVLPEPSDHKDLSLAGINAMAVSICVSVEERPECYASRIFFLALTFYGMNVVAVYTSQLISVFTDPGFLHQIDTLKEVIEADIPFGGPDENQDWFENDEDMWIFEKYNDSNLFIPNSANLRAVKNGKRVLLASRMYVLQDRLADQIFAFPQNVFSTPLQIITKAGFPLIPDFNWLIGAMRDHGIFQKIEQDFHYNNTYLNRISRMRPDFRKSTIVLTTDHLKGPFAVLIIGIVAGIILFICELVYYWIAATCLNKNTTTKQSKKAPRGKGSKRTKKSLKTKTKSARTWWPLKKRFRKAKKNSVRQQGKIKSYNNRQIGQQIYEVNAVRDIRFTPIKRRYVDLRVFY from the exons ATGAGAACAGCGCAAACCGTGGGAATGCTTGAGAGCGTCGCATTTGTGATATTACAAGTACTCAGCGCTGGGCCTTGTCAAGCGCTCATGAACGAGCACCAGGAGACAGCCAACAGTGTAATATTTCTGCGTCCACAAGTCGAATTGGATGAGAAACCATGGCTTTCGGGTGTGCAGTGCCTAGAAGCATACACGAAGATTACTTTTATAAGTCGAGCGCATCTAACGCGTGCCTATAACGTGCTCATAACGAACAGCTACAACATATCTTCGCCAGGCTTGGAGATACAGGACGGCATCACGAAACTATTGAATGAGGTTATTAGCCAAAGTAATGAACGGGGTCGCCGTTTCTACCAGCTGCGCACtgtatacaacaacaataaatacgtGAAATTGAAAATCAGCGACAGCGCCGTCATCTCCACTGATTACTACATCATTATTGTGGACAGCGCGGACTTACTGCGGCAGCTCATGAGAGATTACATTAGTAGAATGAACTCATGGAATCCGGGCGCACGTTTCCTTTTACTGTACAATAATTCAACACGACGAGACAGCGAGCACGCGGTGGCAATGGAACTATTCacacttttacaaaaacaatattatgtGCATCAAATCGCACTGCTCTATGCTACAGCCGATCTCGACTACTCGTTTTTGGTAATGGACTATTACAACCATGAGAACTGTCGCACGATTCGTGTGTCCAAAATAGGCGAATGCACGAATGGGCAGCCACAACCGAGCACGGCTGAGGTAAAGAGAAAGTTACGCAAGTTCGAGCGAGAGATCGAGATAAAAAACTGTACGTTTCTAATGTGTGCGGCCATTGCAGCGCCGTTTGTGGAAAAGAACTGTCACGCGGGCATCGAGTTGCGTATTATAACCTTCATGCGCAATCGTCTTAAATTCAAA ATCAAGCAATCATGCAAGCGTGATAACCGCGGAGTACGCGAGGAAAATGGCACATGGACTGGCCTACTTGGCAAGTTGATCGACCGTAACTGCGATTTCATACTGGGCGGCTTCTATCCAGACAACGAAGTTAATGAAGACTTTTGGGCTTCCACCTGTTACCTCTCCGATAGTTACACTTGGTACGTAAAGCTAGCTGATCCAAGACCAGCATGGATAGCACTCTATCAAATTTTCCAAGACGAAACATGGATGTGTTTCTTGGCATTGCTCTTACTAACTTGGCTATTTTGGTATTTCTTCGTTAACGTATTACCGGAACCGTCAGATCACAAAGACTTGTCGTTAGCTGGTATAAATGCCATGGCGGTCTCCATCTGTGTGTCGGTTGAAGAGCGTCCTGAGTGTTACGCTTCACGTATTTTCTTTCTCGCCTTGACCTTTTATGGTATGAACGTTGTTGCGGTCTACACATCCCAGCTGATTTCTGTGTTCACCGATCCTGGCTTCCTGCATCAAATAGACACTCTCAAAGAAGTAATCGAAGCTGATATACCGTTTGGCGGGCCGGATGAGAACCAGGACTGGTTTGAAAATGATGAGGATATGTGGATCTTCGAAAAATACAATGATTCCAATTTATTCATACCGAATTCAGCCAATCTTCGTGCTGTAAAAAACGGTAAGCGTGTGCTATTAGCAAGCCGCATGTATGTATTGCAAGACAGGCTGGCCGATCAGATTTTCGCATTCCCACAAAATGTTTTCTCGACACCACTACAAATCATAACAAAGGCCGGCTTTCCGCTGATACCGGATTTTAATTGGCTGATTGGCGCTATGCGAGATCACGGCATATTCCAGAAGATTGAGCAAGACTTTCACTACAACAACACGTACCTGAATAGAATATCGCGCATGCGACCGGATTTTAGAa AGTCCACGATTGTTCTCACCACCGATCATCTGAAAGGACCCTTCGCCGTATTAATTATAGGTATTGTGGCtggcataattttatttatatgtgaaCTCGTTTATTACTGGATAGCTGCAACTTGTTTGAATAAGAACACTACTACGAAGCAGTCCAAGAAAGCGCCCAGAGGTAAGGGCTCCAAGCGTACAAAGAAGTCTttgaaaactaaaactaaatctGCGCGTACTTGGTGGCCACTGAAGAAACGCTTTAGGAAGGCAAAGAAAAATAGCGTAAGACAGCAAGGAAAGATAAAATCCTATAATAATCGACAAATTGGTCAGCAAATTTACGAAGTGAATGCTGTAAGGGATATACGATTTACTCCCATCAAACGGAGATATGTCGACTTGCGTGTCTTTtactaa